In Pseudomonas nunensis, a single window of DNA contains:
- a CDS encoding nucleotide sugar dehydrogenase: MRISIFGLGYVGAVCAGCLSARGHDVIGVDVAKDKIDMINAGKSPIVEPGLGELLQKGIETGKLRGTTNFAEAIRDTDLSMICVGTPSKKNGDLELNYIEAVCREIGFVLRDKTTRHTIVVRSTVLPGTVANVVIPILEDCSGKKAGVDFGVAVNPEFLRESTAIADYDLPPMTVIGEFDTASGDVLQALYEELDAPIIRKDIAVAEMIKYTCNVWHATKVTFANEIGNIAKAVGVDGREVMEVVCQDKTLNLSQYYMRPGFAFGGSCLPKDVRALTFRAGSLDVDAPLLNSLMRSNVSQVQNAFDIVSSHDKRKVALLGLSFKAGTDDLRESPLVDLAEMLIGKGYDLSIYDSNVEYARVHGANKDYIESKIPHVSSLLNSDFDDVINNSDVIILGNRDEKFRALAEQAPHGKQVIDLVGFMSQATSVKDRTEGICW; encoded by the coding sequence ATGCGCATCAGCATATTTGGTTTGGGTTACGTCGGTGCAGTATGTGCCGGTTGCCTGTCTGCACGTGGCCATGACGTCATTGGCGTCGATGTTGCCAAAGACAAGATCGATATGATCAACGCCGGCAAATCGCCAATCGTTGAACCGGGCCTGGGTGAACTTCTGCAGAAGGGTATCGAGACGGGCAAACTGCGCGGCACGACCAACTTCGCCGAAGCGATTCGTGACACCGACCTGTCGATGATCTGCGTCGGTACGCCAAGCAAGAAGAACGGCGACCTGGAACTGAACTACATCGAAGCCGTGTGCCGCGAGATCGGTTTTGTCCTGCGTGACAAGACCACCCGCCACACCATCGTGGTTCGCAGCACCGTTTTGCCGGGCACGGTCGCAAACGTTGTCATCCCGATTCTCGAAGACTGCTCGGGCAAGAAAGCCGGCGTCGACTTCGGCGTGGCGGTCAACCCTGAATTCCTGCGTGAAAGCACCGCGATCGCTGACTACGACTTGCCACCGATGACCGTCATCGGCGAGTTCGACACGGCCAGCGGCGACGTGCTGCAAGCCCTGTACGAAGAACTCGACGCGCCGATCATCCGCAAGGACATCGCCGTCGCCGAGATGATCAAGTACACCTGCAACGTGTGGCACGCCACCAAGGTGACCTTCGCCAACGAGATCGGCAACATCGCCAAGGCTGTCGGCGTCGATGGTCGTGAAGTGATGGAAGTGGTCTGCCAGGACAAAACCCTGAACCTGTCGCAGTACTACATGCGCCCAGGTTTCGCGTTTGGCGGCTCTTGCCTGCCGAAAGACGTGCGTGCACTGACCTTCCGTGCCGGTTCCCTGGACGTCGATGCGCCGCTGCTCAACTCGCTGATGCGCAGCAACGTGTCGCAAGTGCAGAACGCCTTCGACATCGTGTCCAGCCACGACAAACGCAAAGTCGCCCTGCTCGGCTTGAGCTTCAAGGCCGGCACCGATGACCTGCGCGAAAGCCCATTGGTTGATCTGGCGGAAATGCTGATCGGCAAGGGTTACGACCTGAGCATCTACGACAGCAACGTCGAGTACGCCCGTGTCCACGGCGCGAACAAGGACTACATCGAGTCGAAGATCCCGCACGTTTCATCGCTGCTCAACTCCGACTTCGACGATGTGATCAACAACTCCGACGTGATCATCCTCGGTAACCGTGACGAGAAATTCCGCGCCCTGGCGGAACAGGCTCCACACGGCAAGCAAGTGATCGACCTGGTTGGCTTCATGTCTCAGGCCACCAGCGTTAAAGATCGCACCGAAGGTATCTGCTGGTAA
- the alg8 gene encoding mannuronan synthase: MHRLKHGLLQAAGWLFYLSLLMGIAMALPSSTFDSESKDFIFLIGFIGIWRYSMGATHFLRGMLFLYVVYPHLRRKVRKLGKAADPSHVYLMVTSFRIDALTTAQVYASVIREAIDCGLPTTMVCSIVEMSDEKLVKSLWTKMNPPARVKLDFVRIPGTGKRDGLAYGFRAISRHLPDDRAVVAVIDGDTVLAPGVVLKTVPWFQLFGNVGGLTTNEFCEVRGGYVMAEWHKLRFAQRHINMCSMALSKRVLTMTGRMSVFRATVVTDPDFIADVESDSLQHWRLGRFKFLTGDDKSSWFSLMRLGYDTFYVPDAAIHTVEHPPEKSFIKASRKLMFRWYGNNLRQNSRALGLGMKRLGLFTSVVLFDQRVSMWTSLLGLTVAIIASFKYGGAFILAYLLWIGITRLILTLLLSCSGHRVGPAYPMILYYNQIVGALVKIYVFFRLDQQSWTRQDTKLTRDLASFQRWFNTWSSRTMTFSAGSVFVAVLLMMV; this comes from the coding sequence ATGCACAGGCTAAAGCACGGCCTTTTACAGGCCGCCGGTTGGCTGTTTTACCTAAGTTTATTGATGGGCATCGCCATGGCGTTGCCTTCGTCCACATTCGACTCCGAGTCGAAGGACTTTATTTTCCTGATCGGTTTCATCGGGATCTGGCGTTACTCGATGGGTGCCACGCACTTTCTGCGCGGCATGCTGTTCCTGTACGTGGTCTACCCGCACCTGCGGCGCAAAGTGCGCAAGCTGGGTAAAGCGGCAGACCCGTCGCATGTGTACCTGATGGTCACCAGTTTCCGTATCGACGCCCTGACCACTGCTCAGGTCTACGCCTCGGTGATTCGCGAAGCGATCGACTGCGGCCTGCCGACCACCATGGTCTGCTCCATCGTGGAAATGTCCGATGAGAAGCTGGTGAAAAGCCTGTGGACCAAAATGAATCCACCGGCCCGCGTCAAGCTCGACTTCGTGCGCATTCCCGGCACCGGCAAGCGCGATGGCCTGGCCTACGGTTTCCGCGCCATCTCCCGCCACTTGCCGGATGACCGCGCAGTGGTTGCAGTGATCGATGGCGATACCGTGCTCGCCCCTGGCGTCGTGCTCAAGACCGTGCCGTGGTTCCAGCTGTTCGGCAATGTCGGCGGCCTGACCACCAACGAGTTCTGCGAAGTACGCGGCGGCTACGTCATGGCTGAGTGGCACAAACTGCGCTTCGCCCAGCGCCACATCAACATGTGCTCGATGGCCCTGTCCAAACGCGTCCTGACCATGACCGGCCGGATGTCGGTGTTTCGCGCAACCGTGGTGACCGACCCGGACTTCATCGCCGACGTGGAAAGCGACTCGCTGCAACACTGGCGCCTGGGCCGCTTCAAGTTCCTGACCGGTGACGACAAGTCGAGCTGGTTCAGCCTGATGCGCCTGGGCTACGACACCTTCTACGTACCGGACGCGGCGATCCACACCGTGGAACACCCGCCGGAAAAAAGCTTCATCAAGGCCAGCCGCAAACTGATGTTCCGCTGGTACGGCAACAACCTGCGTCAGAACTCCCGCGCCCTGGGCCTGGGGATGAAACGCCTTGGCCTGTTCACCTCGGTAGTGCTGTTCGACCAACGCGTGTCGATGTGGACTTCGTTGCTCGGCCTGACCGTAGCAATCATCGCCAGCTTCAAGTACGGCGGCGCGTTCATCCTCGCTTACCTGCTGTGGATCGGCATCACCCGCCTGATTCTGACCCTGCTGTTGTCCTGCTCCGGTCACCGCGTCGGCCCGGCCTATCCGATGATTCTCTATTACAACCAGATCGTCGGCGCGCTGGTGAAGATCTATGTGTTCTTCCGCCTCGACCAACAATCCTGGACTCGCCAGGACACCAAATTGACCCGTGATCTCGCCAGCTTTCAACGTTGGTTCAACACCTGGTCGTCTCGGACCATGACCTTCTCCGCCGGCAGCGTTTTCGTCGCCGTGCTGCTGATGATGGTCTGA
- a CDS encoding alginate biosynthesis protein Alg44 codes for MNTAVNANVVHESEAQRQHARVKIPAKLRFFGPDRTPVEARVLDLSAGGLAFNAGQLPLKIGDVHKARLQFVIDNLGLAMDVELQIRSFDRQTGRAGCQFQNLEAQDISTLRHLITSHLSGDIVSMGEVLATLQRDNFTKARKVKDGGHGMTPFGRLRAVTFSFAIFLVGLAAFGFIFKSVYGMYFVSHAQAGIVSVPGMNITMPRDGTVQSLIKADGIAAKGAPLATFSTSMLDVLKGHLDEDQLQPAKVEELFGKQMTGTLTSPCDCTVAQQLVGNGQYASKGDVIFNLVPRNSEANIDARFTYRQFADVRPGAPVTFEIAGEDKVRTGKIVSSTSLKSADLSSDIRVQIKPDEPLDTTFAGRPVEVNSDRGPSLNWLIDKAMAAGI; via the coding sequence ATGAATACCGCCGTCAATGCCAACGTAGTGCACGAATCCGAAGCCCAGCGCCAACACGCCCGAGTGAAAATCCCGGCCAAGCTGCGGTTCTTCGGTCCAGACCGTACGCCGGTCGAAGCCCGGGTCCTCGACCTGTCTGCTGGCGGCCTGGCGTTCAACGCCGGTCAGCTGCCGCTGAAGATCGGCGACGTGCACAAGGCTCGCCTGCAATTCGTCATCGATAACCTCGGCCTGGCCATGGACGTGGAGTTGCAGATCCGCTCCTTCGATCGCCAGACCGGTCGCGCCGGTTGCCAGTTCCAGAACCTGGAAGCGCAAGACATCTCGACCCTGCGTCACCTGATCACCTCTCACCTGTCCGGCGACATCGTCAGCATGGGTGAAGTGCTGGCGACCCTGCAGCGCGACAACTTCACCAAGGCGCGCAAGGTCAAGGATGGCGGCCACGGCATGACCCCGTTCGGTCGTCTGCGTGCAGTGACGTTCAGCTTCGCGATTTTCCTCGTCGGCCTCGCGGCGTTCGGTTTCATCTTCAAGTCGGTGTACGGCATGTACTTCGTCAGCCACGCCCAGGCCGGCATCGTCAGCGTACCGGGCATGAACATCACCATGCCGCGCGACGGCACCGTGCAGAGCCTGATCAAAGCTGACGGCATTGCCGCCAAAGGCGCGCCACTGGCGACCTTCAGCACCAGCATGCTCGACGTACTCAAGGGCCATCTGGACGAAGACCAGTTGCAACCGGCCAAGGTTGAAGAACTGTTCGGCAAGCAAATGACCGGCACCCTGACTTCGCCGTGCGATTGCACCGTGGCGCAGCAACTGGTTGGCAACGGTCAGTACGCCAGCAAGGGCGACGTGATCTTCAATCTGGTGCCGCGTAACAGCGAAGCCAACATCGACGCGCGCTTCACTTATCGCCAGTTCGCCGACGTGCGTCCAGGCGCGCCAGTGACCTTCGAAATCGCCGGCGAAGACAAGGTCCGCACCGGCAAGATCGTCAGCAGCACCAGCCTGAAAAGCGCCGACCTGTCCTCCGACATCCGCGTACAGATCAAGCCTGACGAGCCGCTGGACACCACCTTCGCCGGTCGCCCGGTGGAAGTGAACAGCGATCGTGGCCCGAGCTTGAACTGGCTGATCGACAAAGCCATGGCCGCCGGTATTTAA
- the algK gene encoding alginate biosynthesis TPR repeat lipoprotein AlgK has protein sequence MTIISLLKTPQTLWERACSRRDQRGLPDAPQRLLREQARSHMGFAFCSLALAVSLSGCAGLPDQRLANEALKRGDTALAQQNYQQLADLGYSEAQVGLADIQVDSRDPAQMKQAEATYRAAVGVSPRAQARLGRLLVAKPGSTEAEQHEAEGLLKKASANGEGNTLIPLAMLYLQYPHSFPNINAQQQISQWRAEGKPEAGLAQVLLYRTQGTYDQHLDEVESICKAALNTTDICYVELATVYQKQAKPEQTAELIKQMQAAHARGTVSAQRVDSVARVLGDATLGKTDEKTAQSLLEDIAPGYPASWVSLAQLLYDFPELGDVDTMMKYLDNGRAADQPRAELLLGKLYYEGKWVPADAKVAEEHFQKAVGREVAADYYLGQIYRRGYLGKVYSQKALDHLLTAARNGQNSADFAIAQLFSQGKGTKPNPVNAYVFSQLAKAQDTPQANELATTLEAQLPPAQLAEAQRLLKQEQAVRGSSSQNKLDLHALQEEDGEETL, from the coding sequence GTGACGATTATCAGTCTCCTGAAAACACCGCAAACCTTGTGGGAGCGGGCTTGCTCGCGAAGGGATCAGCGCGGTCTGCCTGATGCACCGCAGCGCCTGCTTCGCGAGCAAGCCCGCTCCCACATGGGTTTTGCATTCTGCTCGCTGGCCCTTGCCGTCAGCCTCAGCGGCTGCGCCGGCCTGCCCGACCAACGCCTGGCGAACGAAGCCCTGAAGCGCGGCGACACCGCGCTGGCGCAGCAGAACTACCAGCAACTGGCGGACCTGGGTTACAGCGAGGCCCAAGTGGGCCTGGCCGATATCCAGGTCGACAGCCGTGACCCGGCGCAGATGAAACAGGCCGAGGCGACTTACCGCGCCGCAGTCGGCGTTTCGCCGCGAGCCCAGGCTCGTCTCGGTCGCCTGCTGGTGGCCAAGCCCGGTTCCACTGAAGCCGAACAGCACGAAGCCGAAGGCCTGTTGAAAAAAGCCTCGGCCAATGGCGAAGGCAATACGCTGATCCCGCTGGCGATGCTGTACCTGCAATACCCGCACAGTTTCCCGAACATCAACGCCCAGCAGCAGATCAGCCAATGGCGCGCCGAAGGCAAACCGGAAGCGGGCCTGGCCCAAGTGCTGCTGTATCGCACCCAAGGCACTTACGACCAGCACCTGGACGAAGTCGAATCCATCTGCAAAGCCGCGTTGAACACCACCGACATCTGCTACGTCGAACTGGCCACGGTTTACCAGAAACAAGCCAAGCCAGAACAGACCGCCGAGCTGATCAAGCAGATGCAAGCCGCCCATGCGCGTGGCACTGTTTCCGCTCAACGCGTGGACAGCGTCGCTCGCGTTCTCGGTGATGCGACCCTGGGCAAGACTGACGAGAAAACCGCGCAGTCGCTGCTCGAAGACATCGCCCCTGGCTACCCTGCTTCCTGGGTCAGCCTGGCGCAATTGCTTTACGACTTCCCGGAACTCGGTGACGTCGACACGATGATGAAGTACCTGGACAACGGTCGCGCCGCCGACCAACCCCGCGCCGAACTGTTGCTGGGCAAGCTCTACTACGAAGGCAAATGGGTGCCGGCTGACGCCAAGGTCGCCGAAGAACACTTCCAGAAAGCCGTCGGCCGTGAAGTCGCCGCCGATTACTACCTCGGCCAGATCTACCGCCGTGGTTACCTGGGCAAGGTCTATTCGCAGAAAGCCCTGGATCACTTGCTGACCGCTGCGCGCAACGGCCAGAACAGCGCCGACTTCGCCATCGCCCAACTGTTTTCCCAAGGCAAGGGCACCAAGCCCAACCCGGTTAACGCCTATGTCTTCAGCCAGCTCGCCAAGGCTCAGGACACCCCGCAAGCCAATGAGCTTGCGACAACACTCGAAGCCCAACTGCCGCCTGCCCAGCTCGCCGAGGCCCAACGCCTGTTGAAACAAGAACAGGCCGTTCGTGGTTCCTCGAGCCAGAACAAGCTGGATTTGCATGCCCTGCAAGAAGAAGACGGCGAGGAAACCCTATGA
- a CDS encoding alginate export family protein, which yields MKLNPFVKAGIGLTFALLWSCPTLAAMTEAKNYGLEVKVTGQSEDDADLGTAKGGDVNGLGLDLRPWVYGERGAWSAYAMGQAVTSTDIIETDTLQQSDSDGTQATDNGDRKSKKNYLAMREFWVGYSGLTPYPGEMLKLGRQRLRNDDGQWRDTNIEALNWTFDTTLLRANAGVAERFSEYRTDLKELAPKDKDRLHAYADAAYQWTPGNWVGIRGHHTHDDGKLDYPEPGVAGDSLDKKQNGDISWLGLTADSDAYNWRNTNTVNYWGSITGMSGDTDTVNALNADGTRPTEAKTGEDLNGWATDVGVRLRLDPQWQVGAAYARASADYEQNGLESNRSNYTGTRSRVHRFGEAFRGEMNNMQTATLFGSWMLNDEYDASLVYHKFWRVDGSKPVGSNGINAVENNTDDATGAILSSTSLPLQDGNKDLGQEMDLVVTKYFKQGLLPAALSQSIDEPSALVRFRGGVFKPGDAYGKEVDSYMHRAFIDVIWRF from the coding sequence ATGAAGCTGAATCCATTCGTCAAGGCCGGTATTGGCCTGACATTCGCCCTGCTGTGGTCGTGTCCGACCCTGGCCGCGATGACCGAAGCCAAAAACTACGGCCTCGAAGTTAAAGTCACCGGCCAGTCCGAAGACGACGCCGACCTCGGCACCGCCAAGGGCGGCGACGTCAATGGCCTGGGCCTCGACCTGCGTCCATGGGTCTACGGCGAACGCGGCGCGTGGAGCGCCTATGCGATGGGTCAGGCGGTGACGTCCACCGACATCATCGAAACCGACACCCTGCAACAGTCCGACAGCGACGGCACCCAGGCCACCGACAACGGTGATCGCAAGTCCAAGAAAAACTACTTGGCCATGCGCGAATTCTGGGTCGGCTACAGCGGCCTCACGCCTTACCCGGGCGAGATGCTCAAGCTCGGTCGCCAACGCCTGCGCAATGACGACGGCCAATGGCGCGACACCAACATCGAAGCCCTGAACTGGACCTTCGACACCACCCTGTTGCGTGCCAACGCCGGTGTTGCCGAACGCTTCAGCGAGTACCGCACCGACTTGAAAGAGCTGGCGCCAAAAGACAAGGATCGCCTGCACGCTTACGCCGATGCAGCGTATCAGTGGACCCCGGGCAACTGGGTCGGCATTCGCGGTCATCACACCCACGATGACGGCAAGCTCGACTACCCGGAACCGGGTGTGGCCGGCGATTCGCTGGACAAAAAACAGAATGGCGACATCAGCTGGCTCGGCCTGACCGCTGACAGCGATGCCTACAACTGGCGCAACACCAACACCGTCAACTACTGGGGCAGCATCACCGGTATGAGCGGCGACACCGACACAGTCAACGCGCTGAATGCCGACGGCACCCGCCCGACCGAAGCCAAGACCGGTGAAGACCTCAACGGCTGGGCTACCGATGTCGGCGTGCGTCTGCGCCTCGATCCGCAATGGCAAGTCGGTGCAGCCTATGCCCGCGCCAGCGCCGATTACGAACAGAACGGCCTGGAAAGCAACCGCTCGAACTACACCGGTACTCGCTCGCGGGTTCACCGTTTCGGCGAAGCCTTCCGTGGCGAAATGAACAACATGCAAACCGCGACCCTGTTCGGCTCGTGGATGCTCAACGACGAATACGACGCCAGCCTCGTGTACCACAAGTTCTGGCGCGTTGACGGCAGCAAACCGGTGGGCAGCAACGGTATAAACGCCGTCGAGAACAACACCGACGACGCCACTGGCGCGATCCTCTCCAGCACTTCGCTGCCGCTGCAGGATGGCAACAAGGACCTCGGTCAGGAAATGGACCTAGTGGTCACCAAGTACTTCAAGCAAGGGCTGTTGCCTGCCGCTTTGAGCCAGTCGATCGATGAGCCTTCGGCCCTGGTGCGTTTCCGTGGCGGTGTGTTCAAGCCCGGCGATGCCTATGGCAAAGAAGTCGATTCGTACATGCACCGCGCGTTTATCGACGTGATCTGGCGCTTCTGA
- the algG gene encoding mannuronan 5-epimerase AlgG, giving the protein MTYPKRGSITLLAGAMLLASSVAFANAEPVAPAQKGQPATLAKGLQQAKTYTVTSAPTAPLELAKPKLPDTSGYTAEAIAAKIVRTKPGKVSVRRMMQEDALKDFIGGDNKMAEWVVRQHGIPQAIFVDDGYMNLKDLAKKEPKYISETSPGVFLAKLPIVVGRKGILEIDKQTQELRLSQEAGSFLVNDGQLFVRDTKITGWSEKNNGPALFKTPKEFRPFLLSWGGTETYIANSKIASFGYANSKSYGVSISQYTPNMAKVLKRSEPTGWIVGSEFSDMWYGFYCYEARDFVVKGNTYKDNIVYGIDPHDRSHGLIIADNTVYGTKKKHGIIISREVNDSFIFNNRSYDNHLSGLVIDRNSVNNLIAYNEIYKNHTDGITLYESGDNLLWGNKVISNKRHGIRIRNSVNIRLYENLAMANGLTGVYGHIKDLSDTDRDIKLDPFDAQVSLIVVGGELAGNGSGPLSIDSPLSVELYRVSMLAPTKSSGISFNGILGERQDEILDLLVRQQKAVLIDPVERQTEMQD; this is encoded by the coding sequence ATGACCTATCCGAAGAGAGGTTCGATCACGTTGCTGGCCGGCGCCATGCTGCTGGCCAGCTCGGTCGCCTTCGCCAACGCGGAGCCGGTTGCGCCTGCACAAAAAGGCCAGCCGGCCACCCTGGCCAAAGGACTGCAACAAGCCAAGACCTACACCGTCACCAGCGCGCCGACCGCGCCGCTGGAGTTGGCCAAGCCGAAGCTGCCGGATACTTCCGGCTACACCGCCGAAGCCATCGCCGCGAAAATCGTGCGGACCAAACCGGGCAAGGTCAGCGTGCGCCGGATGATGCAGGAAGACGCCTTGAAGGACTTCATCGGCGGCGACAACAAGATGGCCGAGTGGGTAGTGCGTCAGCACGGTATCCCGCAGGCGATCTTCGTCGACGACGGCTACATGAACCTCAAAGACCTGGCGAAGAAAGAACCGAAGTACATCAGCGAAACTTCGCCAGGTGTATTCCTGGCGAAGCTGCCGATTGTGGTTGGCCGCAAGGGCATCCTCGAAATCGACAAGCAGACCCAGGAATTGCGCCTGTCCCAAGAGGCCGGCTCGTTCCTGGTCAACGACGGCCAGTTGTTTGTGCGTGACACCAAAATTACCGGGTGGAGCGAGAAGAACAATGGGCCGGCGCTGTTCAAGACGCCGAAGGAATTCCGTCCGTTCCTGCTGTCCTGGGGCGGCACCGAGACCTACATCGCCAACAGCAAGATCGCCAGTTTCGGCTACGCCAACAGTAAGTCCTACGGCGTGAGTATTTCCCAGTACACGCCGAACATGGCCAAGGTGCTCAAGCGTTCTGAACCGACTGGCTGGATCGTCGGTTCCGAGTTCTCGGACATGTGGTACGGCTTCTACTGCTACGAAGCCCGCGACTTCGTGGTCAAGGGCAACACCTACAAAGACAACATCGTCTACGGCATTGACCCGCATGACCGTTCCCACGGCCTGATCATCGCGGACAACACCGTATACGGGACCAAGAAGAAGCACGGGATCATCATTTCCCGTGAGGTCAACGACAGCTTCATCTTCAACAACCGCAGCTACGACAACCACCTCTCGGGGCTGGTGATCGACCGTAACAGCGTGAACAACCTGATCGCCTACAACGAGATCTACAAGAACCACACCGACGGCATCACCCTCTATGAGAGTGGCGACAACCTGTTGTGGGGCAACAAAGTGATCAGCAACAAGCGCCACGGCATCCGGATTCGTAACAGCGTGAACATTCGCCTCTACGAAAACCTCGCCATGGCCAACGGCCTGACCGGTGTCTACGGGCACATCAAGGACCTGAGCGACACCGACCGGGACATCAAGCTCGACCCGTTCGACGCCCAGGTGTCGCTGATCGTGGTCGGCGGCGAACTGGCCGGCAATGGCAGCGGACCGCTGTCCATCGACTCGCCGCTGAGCGTCGAGTTGTACCGCGTGTCCATGCTCGCGCCGACCAAATCCAGTGGCATCAGCTTCAACGGGATTCTTGGCGAGCGCCAGGATGAAATTCTCGACCTGCTGGTACGCCAGCAGAAAGCCGTGCTGATCGACCCTGTCGAACGCCAGACCGAAATGCAGGACTGA
- a CDS encoding alginate O-acetyltransferase: MHPHLIKLLSLSGLTLGILAASAGARADDATASATAPKFTADPCCNLCPEAHDAKNYTTRYQQNFTTLVQAQGDWLFRTQEDLRTEFDTSPAGYKRMKELHDAFKSKGVELVVVYQPTRGLVNRNKLNPEDKAKYDFDKALKNYKTMLGRFAAMGYTVPDLSPLTNETLPDTLPAHDFYFRGDQHWTPYGAQRTAKIVGEQIKKMPAFADVPKREFESHKSGRMGKTGTLHNMAGQLCGTSYAIQYMDQFTTEPKGEAADGDLFSDSGNPEITLVGTSHSGKNYNFAGFLEEAIGADILNVAFPGGGLEGSMLQYLGSDEFQKKPPKILIWEFSPLYRLDQETIYRQMMALLDNGCEGKETQMTGSTTLKPGKNELMVNSKNLNLQNGSHQVDIQFADASVKVLQATLWYMNGRHEDIKIEKPETSDTDGRFAFELRTDEDWATQNLLAVEVQGPEAGAAPQKVEAKICKRNVFSGNEQRTAQAGQ; encoded by the coding sequence ATGCACCCACACTTGATCAAATTACTCAGCCTGTCGGGCCTGACACTCGGGATTCTCGCGGCCAGCGCTGGCGCCCGTGCCGACGATGCAACTGCCAGTGCAACTGCGCCGAAGTTCACCGCCGACCCGTGCTGCAACCTGTGCCCGGAAGCCCACGACGCGAAGAATTACACCACGCGCTATCAGCAGAACTTCACCACGCTGGTGCAGGCCCAGGGCGATTGGTTGTTCCGTACGCAAGAAGACTTGCGCACCGAGTTCGACACCTCCCCTGCCGGCTACAAACGCATGAAAGAACTGCACGATGCGTTCAAGAGCAAAGGCGTGGAACTGGTGGTCGTCTACCAGCCGACCCGTGGCCTGGTGAACCGCAACAAGCTGAATCCGGAAGACAAGGCCAAGTACGATTTCGACAAGGCCCTGAAGAACTACAAGACCATGCTCGGCCGCTTCGCCGCCATGGGCTACACCGTGCCGGACCTGTCGCCGCTGACCAACGAGACGCTGCCCGACACCCTGCCGGCCCACGATTTCTACTTCCGCGGTGACCAACACTGGACGCCATACGGCGCCCAGCGCACAGCGAAAATCGTTGGTGAGCAAATCAAGAAAATGCCGGCCTTCGCCGACGTGCCGAAGCGCGAATTCGAGAGCCATAAGTCGGGTCGCATGGGCAAGACCGGAACATTACACAACATGGCCGGTCAACTCTGTGGCACGAGCTACGCGATCCAGTACATGGATCAGTTCACCACTGAGCCAAAAGGCGAAGCGGCCGATGGCGACCTGTTCAGTGACTCCGGCAATCCGGAGATCACCCTGGTCGGCACCAGCCACAGTGGCAAGAACTACAACTTCGCCGGTTTCCTCGAAGAGGCAATCGGTGCCGACATCCTCAACGTGGCATTCCCTGGCGGTGGCCTGGAAGGTTCGATGCTGCAGTACCTGGGCAGCGACGAGTTCCAGAAGAAGCCGCCGAAAATCCTCATCTGGGAATTCTCGCCGCTCTATCGCCTCGACCAGGAAACCATCTACCGCCAGATGATGGCGCTGCTGGACAACGGTTGCGAAGGCAAGGAAACACAAATGACCGGTAGCACCACATTGAAGCCGGGCAAAAACGAATTAATGGTCAACAGCAAGAACCTGAACCTGCAAAACGGCAGTCACCAGGTCGACATCCAGTTCGCCGATGCGTCGGTGAAAGTCCTGCAAGCCACCCTCTGGTACATGAACGGTCGCCACGAGGACATCAAAATCGAAAAACCGGAAACCTCCGACACCGACGGGCGTTTTGCCTTTGAGTTGCGTACGGACGAAGACTGGGCCACGCAGAACCTGCTGGCCGTTGAAGTCCAGGGCCCTGAAGCGGGTGCCGCGCCACAAAAAGTCGAAGCGAAAATCTGCAAACGCAACGTGTTCTCCGGCAATGAGCAGCGCACCGCTCAAGCCGGACAATGA